In the Vanacampus margaritifer isolate UIUO_Vmar chromosome 9, RoL_Vmar_1.0, whole genome shotgun sequence genome, GCAACAAAAAAGGGCATCACAAAAGTATAATATTGCCCTCTAGTGGTGGTTATGGACAATACCAGTCAAATGTAGTTATAGTCACACCCTTTCTGGGATTACCGTATGTAGTACTGGCTACAAGAAAAATGCCTGGTGTAGACTGACCTTGTAGAGGCCTGGCACACCCTCCATACGATAGATCTTGAAAAGGGCATCCAACATCCCTTTGTACTGTTTACTGTTTGGGTCAGAACTGTACTGCAGTACCAGCCTGGTCTTGGTCACCCAAATGGGGTTTGTTATGGTGAGCGTTAGAATGCCTGGAGAGAGAGGGGAAAAGATGACATTGTGAAACATTGGCATATTTTCCAGCACGTCAATACCAGTGTGCCACGTCACATATAGTATAGTTCAACTAACCTGCTTCGGCAGCAGACACCAGGTGTTCCGTCGCACTCAGTTCTGTCTGGCGGCCTTCCTTTATGTAAGCTTTGATTGCATTGTAGCTGTGGATGAAGCAGTGTGTCATGATACAAAAGGAACGTTGaagaatactgtacataaataaacaacagactTACAAGAAAAAGTAGAGACCCCAagaggctccagcaccccacaCATTGGGGGTTACTCCTTGATAGAGTCCCCTCAGTCCCTCCTGGTGCCACACACTCTTCATACAATGCAGTATGCCATTATATTTGGGCCTCAATTCCAAACCATCACTCACTGTAGGAAACATACATTCAAGTGTGCTTAGTCTTTGCAAGTAACACATGGTCTATCATGGAAAACCATAACAACactcaagttgttgttgttgtttttttttttgggggggggggggtagaatgTTTTATACTGATAATCACTAAAGCATTTTTAACACAGCGGTTTAAGTGTTCTACCTTGAATACATTAATGATAACGTGCCTTTACTTAAAGCTAATGATTTATTTAAtgatgttttttctcttttgaatGAAATCTATCTTCAGGTCCATGAATTCATTTgttctttgtcctcactagtaacacATTTCACTGTAGAACCAATGGTGCACATTAATAGAATGACTGTGTAACGATtccaggttttggatgtttccattCTCCAACTCAGCTGGTACTGTATATGataagcaagctctgcataatcctgataacgatcctgttggttggaatcagcttgtgttggaagagggaaacctccaaaacctgcagggctccggccctagaggaccgagtttgcccacccctgctctatagTAACCTGATTACAATCTTGATCATCTGAATCAGgggtgttggaagagggaaacatcTAGAACAGAGGTAGGAACTCCAATTTTCACGAACCGCGATACTGCCTGTTAAATATGTCTACATCATGATCATTATCTGATCATTTTAATCGGgggtgttggaggagggaacatcaaaaacaggcaggacagcggctctcgagggctggagtgggctctttgcacaaatccactacttcctgaactcaataccactccatttcctgtctttcgTGATTGAACAATCTGATTAATCCaagtgtgcctgacctcagtaaccacgacgacagtGGTCAGACACACCTGGAATAATCAGAttgtccactcatgaaagacaggaaacaaaggagtGGTATTAAATTCAGGAAGTAGTCGAGCTGTGCAAAGAGCCCGTTCCCTACGTCTGATAAAACATGCAGCATTACAAAATATCGACAGCGTCCAACAGGATGAGTATGGTTGATATAGCAAATGCTGTGTCTGGCTCACCTGCAAACCTGATTTTGACCAGATCAAGAGGATGAAGCACCAGCGTTGACACAACTCCTCCACTTAATCCTGCCACCAGGTTTTCCAcctttacatgtttaaaaaccTGCTGCACATGTCCGGCGAGTGACACAGCAGATCCCGTTTTGCCATCACTAACGCCGACGGTACTGTGATCTGGGCCGGTGCTCATGTTTACCAACTTTAGCTGTAGCTCTCTAAAGCTAACTGTGTTTACAGCACGTGATCACTAATCTTCAGTGAGTTTATCAGGCAAGTCATAATCTTAGCCATAATGTCGTCACGATGTAACATCTTTGAAATGTCTCATTGTGAACCCATGTTAACTAGTTACCCACGTTTCTGACATGTGGCGTCAACAAGGACTGACATTACCCAACCAAATGTCAAGCAGCCGCTGCTGTTCGACCTTGCGGTTCAAATTAGTGTAGTGAATAGTGTACGTATATCCGATTttgaatttcaatttaaaaattgtgtaagaataaatacaactactgtactgtatttactaTCTAACCAAGgttgttaatatatatatatttactctatctttaaattaatgttgttgttgttttttaaaataaaatctggcAAAACATCGTGTGTTAGTCAGAGGCCTACAATcgtttaatttgaaaaaaaaaaaaaaacacggtgaAATTTTGCTCTGAATTCTGGAACCTGACGCAAGGTTTTCATTACCAAGGTGTCGTTACATATTACCCATATTTCTTATACCTCTCTTCCAATGGCTAAACCTTTCCAGTGTGTCATGTACTAGCATACTAAGCAGATAACAGAAACAGAGGAATACAAGGTTGTGGAGAAAGTGCGTTCACTTTACTCACCGGATATGTCGTATTCCACTCCCTCTCTGACGTAACCCCGGCGAGGAGAGGGCGGGGGTGCGTCCCACTGTACACCGCAGTTTCCGTAAATGGATGCTTCCTAATCGACGCATGGGCTCCTGTTGTAGTGATTGTTTATATTGTTCATTTCTTAACCAAGTGCAAGTGCATTTTGATATTATTCTTTTTGCATTAAGATGAAAGTAAAAGTCCTCTCGAGGAACCCGGACGACTACGTACGGGAGACCAAACTAGATATTCAGCGTGGTAAGTGAAGTGAACCTGGCTAGCCTAGCTGCTACTAGCCAGTTTTTATAAGCAGACTGCTTTTCTTAAGTTTTCTTAAGTCCAGTTTTTATACGGAGACAAATCACATCTCGGTGTTTTGAcgtaacaaaacacaaacatttcattttcattaattcatttagtgacctgagtgttttttttatttttaataagatGAGTGATTTGTGCACCGTAGTATTAAAAAGTACATGAACAAAATCGTTTcaacaaaaagttaataatattaaatttgttttaaacctTTAGTGCAATTTGtttgaggttatttttctggTCCCACAGGTATACTATATATGTATTGGGCAATATAGGGTGAATAGATTTGACGTATGACGTGTGTTGTTGCTGTCAGTTCCCAGAAACTATGACCCCACACTTCATCCATTTGAAGTGTGCAGAGAATACACCCGGGCCCTTAATGCCACGAAGCTGGATAGGGTGTTTGCAAAGCCGTTCCTGGCTTCATTGGATGGACACAGAGATGGTGTGAACTGTATGGCCAAGCATACCAAGAGCCTCTCAACATTGTTGTCTGGCTCTTGTGATGGGGAGGTAACTACtcattgaataaatatttattattttccagATATTTGTGTTATATGCACAGCTGTGTGACaacaaaaggctttttaattCCATCCTTAGGTTAAAGTGTGGAATCTTTCCAGTCGTGAATGCCTCCGCACGTTTCAAGCCCATGAAGGATTTGTCCGTGGAATGGCTGTTCGCTTCTGTGGAACTTCGTTCTTCACTGTGACTACTACTTTCATCATGCCAAATATGGGCTGTTAAATTCTTGCGCCCtgcagtttttgaatttcatttctAACAGAAATGATCTTTAACAGGTTGGGGATgacaaatcaatcaaaaaatggaaaatggaagCCCCGGGTTATGGTGAGCCAGTGGAGCCAATTAATACAATTCTGGGCAAGGTACCTCTTGTGTTATTCTTTAATAATGGATAATTCCACACTCAATTGTGTTTACATATGCATGAAGTTCAGTAAAATGATCTTGGTAAAAATAGGTGCTTGTCCATTGCAGACTGTCTTCACAGGGCTTGCTCATCATCAGAAAGAAGGTGTGTTTGCAACatgcggccagcaggtggacaTCTGGGATGAACAGAGGAGCACACCCATCCGTTCTTTCACCTGGGGTGTGGACAGCTTCAGCTCGGTCCATTTTAACCCAGTGGAGGTGAGCCTATGCATCATGTAGCACATCAGGATTGTCCTCATTCTGtcacgagagagaaaaaatgttaCGTTATTGGGTGCATACATGCTTGTCATGGAAGTTGGACCGTTCGGAAAGCAGTATTAAGGATTCATACCCTTTGAACTGACAAACGGGCTGCATTCGAATGGCATTTCATTTGGATTCACAGGAATGGTATAACCAAACAAAATTGCCAAACTAAATGAGCATCATGTAAACAGCTCAATCTGAATGGTCAAGCAGTGTCCGGTCTGCACGTACTTTGTCTTGATGTATTGTAATGCCTCATACACTCAAGTGTAAAAGTAATGGTTTCAAAACTTAGTAAAAGAAAACTCCAGGCATGATGACTATTTCCCCAAGTATTGTTGAATCACAgtctattgacaattccaaacaatcAGGCATTTCTGCTATTTCCACGATGTAATGTTTCATTTCCACGGCGTATcatattgcttttgcctgtaactagcataaaaaacaggcatattgttatagtagtcaaacgacattttgccacattttcaaataaaaagaatcctcacaaaatccaattacaacgatccaaagttcaatgcttttcaatgagcagagagCGTTGCTTCACCGAAGAAAAATCTGCATTCGAGGAAAATGGGAAAACAGATTTTTCCATTGTGTCAGTTCCGCCCTCAGTGTTCGAGGCAAGtgtaaatacaagacatatgttcacgtgacacaacatgatttggaatgactgcgttaaccataacaaacaatttatcggaatTAGCCATctttattgtttacatttgcctcaaatgCTTTGAGAGCAGAACTGGGACACTCTAAGTGGGATAGATCCAACTTCCCACGTAGCAtcagaccgccattttgacttgtgacgtcattTATGGAATTTTCAATTACTAGCCAATAAACCGACAAAATGGCATGTCTTGTGAACCAGCCATAGCAAAGAGAAAATTTACTATTAGTTAGCGCTAGTACATTACTAGGTCTGTACAACAGTTTCTCATTCTCATAATAAGAGCTATCATTTTGTTAAACCAGCTAAAATCAAATATCAAGTCTCACATACGTTTTTCCACCCCCTTGATCATAAACTCTTATTTTACTTCaatatgctttttaaaaaattatatggaaaatttttgaaaacaattaGCTCATGGTACTTGGGTATGCAGAGTTAAAAGCGTATTCGAAAGGAGTTGTTTTGGCATCCAACCATTTCAAAAAATTCCTCCAGGTACGGGCAGGTATTGTATGTGCAAGGGCTGGCTGGCCTTTCTGACTATCAATCCCCTCGCTGCTGGTACTCATTTGGGACTTTTGGTTTTCAGGACAAGGATATATGCCTGTTCTATACATCcaagtgtgaaaatgttttgatttgttacTTGAAAcatattgggggggaaaaacacatCTCAAATTTTGAAATTGTATTCATAGTGTTGTGTTGACCATGTATGATTGTTTTGTCAGACGGAACTTCTTGCAAGCTGCGCCTCAGACAGAAGCATCGTACTGTATGACATGAGAGAAGCAGCTCCACTGAAAAAAGTATAGTGAAGCCACTCCTTTGCTGCagttttaaccttttttttttcaccctatACAAGAATAtgttacaaatatattttttctgtctttaGGTTATCATGACGATGAGGAGCAACACATTGTGCTGGAATCCAATGGAGGCCTATTTCTTCACAGCATGTAATGAAGACTATAAGTGAGTGAACGGACGAGACCGTCAGACAATTCTCAATGTAGATTTGGAAGATTCTTCTTCCAATAATATTATGTTCCTGTGTCCCTTCTCTACAGTCTTTACACATATGACATGAGATGCCTGAACACGCCGGTCACGGTACACGCAGATCACGTGTCTGCAGTGCTCGATGTTGACTATTCCCCCACTGGCAGAGAGTTTGTGTCTGCCAGTTTTGACAAGACCATCCGCATCTTCCACAAAGATGCTGGCCATAGTAGGTCAGTACCATTGAAAGGAATAATTGATCAAATACATGTTGAGATCAAACTGTGAACAGCTTATTTGATGAAAAGTGTATGCATGTTGTGTGACTGCTTTATTTGTCCTACTCCAACCAGGGAGGTCTACCACACCAAACGCATGCAGCATGTCATCTGCATTAAGTGGTCGGCCGATAACCGTTACCTTTTGAGTGGGTCAGATGAAATGAATATTCGTCTGTGGAAAGCGACCGCGTCTGAGAAATTGGGAGTGGTAAGTACCACGTTTTATCCTTTTTCTACTGTAACAATGAGAACATTACTATTAAaaccagttgtttttttttgctttaagttGGAACAACTCCTCAAAGTACACTACATACTTCTCTACTAAGCAATTCAATCTTCCTTAAATGTCAGACATGTGCCACAACCCTCTGATTCATTTCCTGACTCATTAGATGGTTGCTTTTGACAGCACACCACCCACCTTGTCTTTGTCAGTAGATGCCAAACATTCAGATTTAGGGCAGGATCACTCTCATTAAGTGAAATGTACGAGCAGGAGTATACCCAAAAGAAATGCACTCACTCGTGCATTTGTTTGACAAAATACTAAAGAATGATTCAACTTCAACACATTCACCTAGTCAGACAGTGCAGTCTGTTATCATGGACAAAGTTTCCTTATAGTTTTGTTGTGCTCAATTTTCGAATAAAACTCCTTTAACAGTCGTTAAAGTGTTCAAATGTTCCAAATTCAGTTAAGGCTTTAAAATAATGATCAATGGTGTCCTATCGCCATTTCCAGCAGCCATCTTTCATTTCAAATCAGCCACTTCTGCTTATTCGCTTAATACCGCTTCCGTTTGGAAAATTGGCTCACTTGGTAGTTGTTTTACCGTCGCTGTGTAAGAGAAGATTTATTCGCGAGAATTGCACTTAAAGAGATCAGACGGGGCCTGCTCCTATCAGCAGTTTAAATCGGCCAATCACTTAAAGCGCACCGCTCGCAACATAATGAAGCATTAACAATCAAGCTGGACTGAGGGTGTCTTTCATTATCAAGAAATACGGAAATGCTGAATCAAGGCATCACAGATGACTTCTCTTTTAGTTGCTgcatttcacttttttgtttgaaaacttTAACAATGGATTCTATGCTATGCTATTATGCTCTACaacaaatgttgtcattttttaaattgtgtaaaaTGAATTTCTTTTGGTTGATATGATAATGATAAATCCACTAATAATCTTTGAATGGTTAGGACCACGAAAAATGAAGACATGCCAAGGGGCCTAATGATATTCCATTATGTGGGAGTACAAATGACTGCAACTAGTGGGGCTCCAATCGATCGGCCACCGATCGAGATCTAACGATTTTTGCAATAAAATACGGCTTAAGCATATGCCTTTCATTGCCGTTCACAAAAAAACGATAATTTTACTAGTACATTGCAGCCAACTATAGAGAAAAGTCTGTGTGCAGTGTAGCATCACCTCCCCCTTTTCTTAAAACTGCACATTACAGACCAAAGtattaaatgaaatgtttgtgcgtattctgcactgtcaatttgaaataatgtcctgttattgttcaaattaaatcaaaattagcattttgcccTGATCAGAACACCCCTAATTGCAACCCAGTGCGCCGGTCAACCTCTGATTTCTTCATAATTCAAGCCAAATAATATTTAACTAATCCCCTTTATCCacaataacagggatgtgatttttccgctaattcgcggaattccgctttttttatcccccccccccccaaaaaaagtttttttttttttttttttttgtagttcattgtgtatgcacatgactccgacagataacatcttctgctataacaaagacatttgtggtatgttctaatatgagttacttttcatttggccatgatacaattatttgttcatgaaatttgaactcttcaacattatttatgtgttaacttagtaatcacattagttagatatgatgatattctcagtgatagtttttaaaagcaaaggcagtccaatgtttttgaatgtgactgattttgagttgactaaaactgccattttatatgggatagttaaatatacattgaaaatgtatgctgttgttttgtctatttctttgtcatgtgagtgcattgaaagtacttaaaaacacggaaaacccatgagcttcgGGGGGCTctgccccccgtgtccccccaccagggcactgccctggacctagctgggtgccagcggcccccagacccccggctaaattttcagataatttcactttggtcaaatcacatccctgagtaaaTCAAATGTTGCATTTTATCGCATACtttactaatgaagacaaaagacgtcgattgatagcagcaatcaagagaaaggactggcagcccacaaagtattcacggatttgcagcgatcattttttgcgaggttagtagataatgTTAGTAGATACATGTCGTATTAGTAGAtacatgttcatacattttactagtaaacgtacactctaacaaagattgtaacagaggtgtccaattgcgtgtttcaaatcacattaacaagCCAGAtcgttagcgtccactccaactgcacgaacaaacagcttagttttaaaatctactttctttaaaactattaagtgcatttgactattttgattcctctttgtgcttggagtttttccactctggagccagagtcatattcatgaaattactacATAgtttgccactacgatagtcattgtTCCATGCTattaaacatagtaacataacatcatcacagcattTCAATATATAacggactatgtaaaaataagtaaattagcatggtaaacaagttttacctttgcattacgaggtatattgtcccccagTGTGAGCGTaccatctcgtcccagagaccaagccagcgacaagcttttgaatcagccccgatGTAAGGAGAACAGACgacattgactacataatgatataggtcgtgcgctgtgaattccggcaaagtcggcgatttgattaacttggtaaaaacagaaGGCAACAGAaagtaaggggctgttttcaaactagcgatctccaacttaagtaaataccGCTCTATGAGTCttgactaaatgtgcaacttcgactgacaggtgaccttcggttgaagtaatagattccatggctctatgggcaataataacttttaatttgttaaatagcagtcactaagtcgctccgggtcacgtccacttgctttcaacaatcatttccttctgcCGTCTGTCaaagggcagtcacgtgatcacgtgacgttggtgcaaatggtcaataccgTCTCTACAGCCCAAAATATGTCCACTCTATCACATCTAACAGCCAATATTTTGCTAATGACACTTCCGAAATTATGTCACAAGTCTTATGTTGCATTTGAGGAGGGtttgaagtcggatttatcccacttGGAGTGTCCCAGTTCCGCCCTCAAGGCGTTTGAGGCAAATggaaacaacaaagatggctgattccaataaattgtttgttgttcctGTTAACACAGTCATTCCAAATCTCTTTGTGTCACGTGAGCATATGTCTTGTTTTTACATTTGCCTCGCTTTAAGGTTGGCACTGACACAGtgaccagggatgtgatttttccgctaattcgcggaattccgctttttttatctccaaaaataaacattttaaatttccgtttttttttttttgtagttcattgtgtatgcacatgactccgacagataacatcttctgctataacaaagacatttgtggtatgttctaatatgagttacttttcatttggccatgatacaattatttgttcatgaaatttgaactcttcaacattatttatgtgttaacttagtaatcacattagttagatatgatgatattctcagtgatagtttttaaaagcaaaggcagtccaatgtttttgaatgtgactgattttgagttgactaaaactgccattttatatgggatagttcaatatacattgaaaatttatgctgttgttttgtctatttctttgtcatgtgagtgcattgaaagtacttaaaaacacggaaaacccatgagctccgggaagcccccccttgtccccccaccagggcactgcactggacctagctgggtgccggcggcccccagacccccggctaaattttcagataatttcactttggtcaaatcacatccctgcaataagtgaaatccGCGACATAGAAATACACCTTAGGCTTTTGCggcacttggaaaaaaaagtctttaaacaaggattttaactctaaacaaaataacacgtagaaaaaaatatgtgataTACCGGGACCACAAcagtgttttgtttcattgtctaATGTTGTTTTCTATTATCGATCATAGTTTGACCTACGGCTGGTTTAATCTGCATTCATTAGGCAAATTCTGTGTTAACATTTCTGTTTAGTGTTTCATTTCTTACCAATCTTATACCAATTATTGCGTATGTCTCTTTATTTCTCACCGGATACATACTTTCTGATTTCTGTATAGGCTTCAGCTCAAAATCTTGTGATCTTATTGCTCAGAGACCAAATTGTTGGTTGCTTATTCTCTTTAATCTCTGCTACCTACTGCCTGTGCCCGCATGTCCAATAACTTGCGCGATAGCTATAGTATTTATTACTAAATGGTTGTTCATCACCTGACTAAATTTGATTTTCTTACATCCCAAACTATTGATATCCAAATTATCACCACTAGTGCGATTCTAACTGGCTAAAAGAGGAACTAGTGGAGTCAAAGAGGATTCCCATCTCATAAAACTTAATTCTTACAAGCTTAATTCAGACATATCATAGTTTTGAATAAGAATGAAAGCATATGGATGGTAGCCTTAGTTAAAACAACTTAACATCTTATTTGATTGACTTGGTCGTAATATTTGTCGCTGTTTGGTGTCCACTACTCTCATGCATAAATTTTCTGCCACAAGTCGGGATGATATGATTTATCAAGATAAGGCATGTTGCTCCAGAATTGCttcattgtttttaatgctcaaatacaaattttcttagtacattttgtttgtatgttaAGAGTTTGCAGTCTCTTTGTAGCCATTTTTGTCATGCACTGCACATGTCCACTGTTGTACAGTTTTCCCAAGATAAAATGTATTACCAGTTTACCTCATTCAGTTGTCTTTGTATGCCATCCTACTGTCATGGTTGCACTCCCTTGATCCAAACCCAGTATCTTTGTGCTTCAAATCCAACTTAACGGTTTCCCATGATGTGTTGTAGCTCACGCCCCGAGAGAGGGAGGCCACCAACTACCGCCATAAGCTGAGAGAGAAGTTCAAGCACTTCCCGCAGATCAGACGCATTGCTCAGCATCGCCATCTTCCAAAGGCCATCTACTACCAGGCTAAAGAGCTGAAGACAATGAAGGACGCTCGCCGCAGAAAGTGAGTTTTTATTTACGTTACCGTTTCCTACTGCTGATTGCAGGATGGCCatgatgtgcatgtgcatgGGTTATGTTGACTTGGACTGCTGCCAGGTGATGCCTTTTGTTGTCCCACTCACCTCATGGAAAATCCCTCAAATGGGGCTTCCCTCCCACAATATAGTATGTTCTTGTTCTCTGTTTGGATGGGGGATTGATTGTCCCATTTCACCCTGATGCCACGAAGCTGTAGCACactgttattttttcccccaccatcATTTTCCCTTTGAGATCAGATCTGTGTGAAGAATAATGTACTTTATGTAATCACtgtgttgatgtttttattgttaCAATAATATCAGTAAATTAAGTGTTTGATCAATTAGCCTCCTGTTTGATCACCCCCAAATTTTCCTTCCCCTTTCTGTACGTTTTCACCAGCAGGCTTTTCTCACCATCTTTTTCGTCTTTTTCTTTCAGGGAGAAGAATGTACGCAAGCACAGCAAACCTGGAAGTGTGCCTGTGTTGTCTGAAAAAGAGAAGCACGTTGTGTCTGTGgtcaaataacaaaatgaaaaagagaagaaataAATAGAACAATCTGGATTGCATCACACACAGACAGGTTTTGTTCTTGCTTGGGAATCATGCAAGAACCCTTTCACTTGGATACGTTTTTACAAGtcaaaacattcacattccacctttaaaattgtatttgattgGGTCACTTCAAATGTGACAAGTTGAATTGAATTCCTTTAGAGAACTGATTCCCAACCAGGGTGCTGAGAGATCATCATAGGTGCTGTCCACCTTCACTTAATTTGTCtgaaaatgattgtttttgaaTTGCAAATCATATTCAAATATTCTTCATCTGTCTGTACCAGTGGCATACAGTGACAGGTAAATAAATGGTAAATAAACCCTGTGTGTCAACCTGCTGCCATTCATGCAACAGAATATAACTCATGATTTTCTGTGAAAATATGAGCTTTGCGTTCAATTCAACAGGCCCAGATTTTATACTGCATAAGtgaatttgtgagtaaatttagacaagatcattatttcagtatttacacatttttgtgacatttttgtttggtggtctGTTGTGAGATTTTACTCATTTTAAATTGTTGGctttaaaaatgtgtggaaACATTGATTTTAAAGCAATCATCGTGTGTTGCAAACTTGACTCCCAACTAATGGATATGAGTAGAGAATCACCTTtgacatccattcattttccacaaTGATTGTCCTCATTTTGGACAGAAATGAGCTGAAGGTGAATTTGTCCAAAtgagaaataaagaaaattccACAGTTACTTTGTTTCCTTCAATGAGGTTCACAAATCTTTCTGTTTTTGTATGACCATCTCCATTTTGCTTTCAGTTTTAAAAGTAAGATTTTATCTGGTATGTTCTCTTTTAAACTCCTCAAGTCAAATGCTGggaatcacttaaaaaaaacttcaaagttGTGCTCTGTAATTATTTCCATAAAGCCTATTTACAAGGTTTTCTCCCAAGTTTGATTTAAATGTCATGAGCTGACACAGTGTTTGATTTAAACCATTTAAGCTACCTGTTGTTTTACTTGGTGCTAATTTGCTTATTGGCCTTGTCAGGTAATATCCTTTATCCTCTTAATGCTGTCGTTTAAATCCCATCGCCACAACTACCTGAACGTGGTTGAGGCCAGCGTGAGTAACGGTTCCTGGAAATTTGCAGtattaaaaactatatataaatatatattaatgaaATGCTATTgctcaaaaataattgattgacaagagtaaatgtaaaatgttatgttatgtgtAGCCTATATGTGTCAAACCTTTCATACCTGAGTGACAActcctgccatttttttttatgtttcttgaTTGTTACAT is a window encoding:
- the dcaf13 gene encoding DDB1- and CUL4-associated factor 13, coding for MKVKVLSRNPDDYVRETKLDIQRVPRNYDPTLHPFEVCREYTRALNATKLDRVFAKPFLASLDGHRDGVNCMAKHTKSLSTLLSGSCDGEVKVWNLSSRECLRTFQAHEGFVRGMAVRFCGTSFFTVGDDKSIKKWKMEAPGYGEPVEPINTILGKTVFTGLAHHQKEGVFATCGQQVDIWDEQRSTPIRSFTWGVDSFSSVHFNPVETELLASCASDRSIVLYDMREAAPLKKVIMTMRSNTLCWNPMEAYFFTACNEDYNLYTYDMRCLNTPVTVHADHVSAVLDVDYSPTGREFVSASFDKTIRIFHKDAGHSREVYHTKRMQHVICIKWSADNRYLLSGSDEMNIRLWKATASEKLGVLTPREREATNYRHKLREKFKHFPQIRRIAQHRHLPKAIYYQAKELKTMKDARRRKEKNVRKHSKPGSVPVLSEKEKHVVSVVK
- the LOC144058160 gene encoding solute carrier family 25 member 32-like, which gives rise to MSTGPDHSTVGVSDGKTGSAVSLAGHVQQVFKHVKVENLVAGLSGGVVSTLVLHPLDLVKIRFAVSDGLELRPKYNGILHCMKSVWHQEGLRGLYQGVTPNVWGAGASWGLYFFFYNAIKAYIKEGRQTELSATEHLVSAAEAGILTLTITNPIWVTKTRLVLQYSSDPNSKQYKGMLDALFKIYRMEGVPGLYKGYVPGLFGTSHGALQFMAYEELKRDYNKYKKVPSDAKLNALEYIAMAALSKIFAVATTYPYQVVRARLQDQHNRYGGVVDVIRRTWRNEGATGFYKGIIPNLIRVTPACCITFVVYENVSRFLLGIS